The DNA sequence CATGATGCCATCCTCGTCAAATGTCGTCTGATCGCCTCCAACCTGTCGTACCATCTCCGCCAGTGCCCGCTTCGCCACCTCCGGATAGTCCGGTGCGTGACTGTATCTTGCCGCCAGATCTGCCGACATATATTTGAAATCGGGCAGATAAATGTCAATGTATCCATCCAACAGCTTCAGGGCTTCGATCTCCTCATACCCGCTGCAATTATAGACAAACGGAAGATCGAACCCCTGCTCCTTTGCTATATCGATTGCCTCTATGATCTGTGGAATAAAATGATCCGGCGTAACCAGATTGATATTATTGGCTCCCTGCTCTTTTAACTCAAAGAAAATTTCCGATAAGCGTTTTATCGTGATCTCTTTTCCATTCAAACCCCCGGATATATCGTGATTCTGGCAGTATGCACATCCAAGCGAACACCCGGAAAAGAATACCGCACCTGATCCGTTCTCTCCGGAAATACATGGCTCCTCCCACATATGCAGTGCTGCCCTTGCGGCTGATATTGATAATGTTTCATTACATGCCCCTGTCTGTCCGTTTATGCGGTTCACCCCACATTTTCTCGGACACAGATGGCAGCTTTCCAGTAGTTTTCTAAGTTTCATCCTATCTTTCCCACGATCGTCTGTGCGAATTCCTTCAGCTTTGATTCCGGCATATCCTCGATCTTACCTTCATCCATCAGACCGGCAAGTGCAGGGTCGATCGGAAGCTTTATGACCGTCTCGATACCAAAACGATCCCGTATCTCCTCTACCTTACTCTCACCGAAGATGCTATGCTCTTTGCCGCAATCCGGACATTTAAAATAAGACATATTCTCAACCAGACCTAAGATACGGATTCCCATATCGTCTGCCATACGGACTGCCTTCTCCACAATAAGAGACACCAGATCCTGTGGTGTTGTAACAATAACTGCGCCATCAACAGGCAGAGACTGGAATACCGTAAGCGGTACATCTCCGGTTCCGGGCGGACAATCAACCAGCATATAATCAATATCTCCCCATACAACATCTGTATAAAACTGTTTTACTGCTCCCGCGATGATCGGACCACGCCAGATAACCGGTGCCGTCTGATCTTCGATCAACAGATTGATCGACATCATCTTGATTCCGGTCTTTGTTTCAACCGCATACAGGAAATCGTCGCCTCTCTCCGGTTCTTCATTTATTCCAAATGCTGTCGGAATCGAAGGTCCGGTAATATCTGCATCCAGAACCGCCGTTTTATAACCAAGACGATTCAAGGTAACTGCAAGAGATGTCGTTACGGATGATTTTCCAACACCGCCTTTTCCACTGATAACTGCTATGATATGTTTGATCTTTGTTCCTTCATGTGGTGTTTCAAGTAAACTCTGAGGAGCAGTTCTTGATGAACAGCTCTCTCCACAACTACTACAATTATGATTACAACCTTCTGCCATTTTCTTATACTCCAAATTTCATTTCATATTTTTTCAACTCTTACAAATGCATATACTTTCTATATGAACCGCCATGTACTTATTCATACTGACGGAACCATGCACATTCTTCCTCATTGCACTGTACGCCTTCCGGGTTTTTCAGATTAATGTGAAATACATGTCCGCTGTCCGGATGTTTCTCTCCAAATGACCGGATCACATGCCGGATACCCAGCTTCTCCATTCGTTCATCCAGATGAATGGTCTGAAATCTCAGATCATCATTTACACTGTACATCAGATATGCCGGTGGAAAATCTTTCGTCAGATACTCAAGCTGTGAAAG is a window from the Lachnospiraceae bacterium GAM79 genome containing:
- a CDS encoding Mrp/NBP35 family ATP-binding protein; translation: MAEGCNHNCSSCGESCSSRTAPQSLLETPHEGTKIKHIIAVISGKGGVGKSSVTTSLAVTLNRLGYKTAVLDADITGPSIPTAFGINEEPERGDDFLYAVETKTGIKMMSINLLIEDQTAPVIWRGPIIAGAVKQFYTDVVWGDIDYMLVDCPPGTGDVPLTVFQSLPVDGAVIVTTPQDLVSLIVEKAVRMADDMGIRILGLVENMSYFKCPDCGKEHSIFGESKVEEIRDRFGIETVIKLPIDPALAGLMDEGKIEDMPESKLKEFAQTIVGKIG
- a CDS encoding radical SAM protein is translated as MKLRKLLESCHLCPRKCGVNRINGQTGACNETLSISAARAALHMWEEPCISGENGSGAVFFSGCSLGCAYCQNHDISGGLNGKEITIKRLSEIFFELKEQGANNINLVTPDHFIPQIIEAIDIAKEQGFDLPFVYNCSGYEEIEALKLLDGYIDIYLPDFKYMSADLAARYSHAPDYPEVAKRALAEMVRQVGGDQTTFDEDGIMKRGVIVRHLELPGCIEDSKAVVRYLYKTYGNNIYISIMNQYTPMEGIGEKFPELNRKLTEREYDELVDYAISIGVENGFIQEGETASESFIPPFTNEGI